One part of the Nostoc sp. PCC 7120 = FACHB-418 genome encodes these proteins:
- a CDS encoding TonB-dependent siderophore receptor, which translates to MLIKPALLHRLCLAATVSVLISNQTVWAEVNTSQNKTPQLSKGVPILAQAPTTEILEVTGVKANPTEKGVEVILQTTSGEKLQLVNRSQGNAYIADIPNAQLRLPNGDTFTFTSPKPVEGISEIIVSNLDANTIRVTVTGEAGLPVVELFDSDEGLILGVLSAAPSQTQATPTPEPEQPAATTDQPIELVVTGQQDSYRVTNAATATKTDTPLRDIPQSIQVIPRQVIEDQRATQLNEALRNVSGVQPSNSAGRTRDRFVIRGFDDFNSVIRDGFKENTSVYRETANIERIEVLKGPASVLFGQLEPGGVINVITKQPQREPFLIMGLEAGSYGFFRPTVDFNSPLNDSKTLRLRVNAAVEISESFRDFDKETSRFFIAPVLAWEIGDRTSLVFDLEYLKDSRPFDRGLVALGDRVAEIPFNRILGEPFDSKEVEDLRIGTRFEHGFNDNWKLRSAFRIVSTQTSSFVTEPGSLDEATGLLSRDFGVDRPTPDETYAFQTDLIGKFKTGAIEHELVIGFDFNRQTNFVDDRRSAPAPAIDIFNPVYLTARPNIESDPFRGLFAADNIGIYIQDQIKLAENLKLLIGGRYDFTNQSFLSIVDGVKFFDISDQAFSPRIGIVYQPITPLSLYASYSRSFAQNFGIQRDNSRIEPERGTQYEVGVRGEFLDGKLIASLAGYQITKTNVATPDPADLNFSIPVGEVRSRGIEFDIAGELAKGWNIIASYAYTDAKITEDNTDNEGNRLNRVPENSASIWTTYELQSGALQGLGMGVGLFFVGERQGDLSNSFTVPGYTRTDAALFYRRDNWNIGLNFKNIFDVNYIESTTSRTSIDAGIPFTVIGSLSVKF; encoded by the coding sequence ATGTTAATTAAACCAGCATTATTGCATCGTTTATGTTTGGCGGCGACGGTATCAGTTTTAATCAGTAATCAAACTGTATGGGCAGAGGTAAATACCTCACAAAATAAGACTCCTCAACTGAGTAAAGGTGTCCCAATACTGGCGCAAGCACCGACAACTGAAATTTTAGAAGTAACAGGCGTGAAAGCGAATCCCACAGAAAAAGGCGTAGAAGTAATTCTACAGACTACCTCTGGGGAAAAATTACAACTGGTAAATCGTAGTCAAGGTAACGCATATATTGCTGATATTCCTAATGCACAGTTACGCTTACCTAATGGTGATACTTTTACATTCACTTCCCCAAAGCCAGTGGAGGGAATTAGCGAGATTATAGTCAGCAATCTGGATGCTAATACTATTCGGGTGACAGTCACAGGTGAGGCGGGATTACCTGTAGTAGAGTTATTTGATAGTGATGAGGGTTTGATTTTGGGAGTGTTGAGTGCAGCACCGTCACAGACACAAGCTACACCAACACCAGAACCAGAACAACCAGCCGCTACAACTGATCAGCCTATTGAACTTGTAGTAACAGGACAACAAGATAGCTATCGTGTAACGAATGCTGCAACGGCTACTAAGACTGATACACCCTTGCGGGATATTCCCCAATCAATTCAAGTCATTCCTCGTCAAGTGATTGAGGATCAACGCGCTACCCAGTTGAATGAAGCATTGCGGAATGTCAGTGGTGTACAGCCATCCAACAGTGCAGGGAGAACACGCGATCGCTTCGTGATTCGGGGATTTGATGATTTCAACTCGGTAATTCGAGATGGGTTTAAAGAAAACACCTCTGTATATAGAGAAACTGCCAATATTGAACGCATAGAAGTGTTAAAAGGCCCGGCTTCTGTGTTATTTGGACAACTAGAACCAGGGGGAGTAATTAACGTTATTACCAAGCAACCCCAGAGAGAACCCTTTTTAATTATGGGTTTAGAGGCGGGAAGTTATGGCTTTTTCCGTCCGACAGTGGATTTTAACAGTCCTCTGAATGACTCTAAAACCTTGCGATTGCGAGTTAATGCAGCTGTAGAAATTTCCGAATCCTTCCGTGACTTTGACAAAGAAACTAGCCGCTTTTTTATTGCGCCTGTATTAGCGTGGGAGATTGGCGATCGCACAAGCTTAGTATTTGACCTAGAATATTTAAAAGACTCTCGACCATTTGATCGGGGTTTAGTAGCATTAGGCGATCGCGTTGCTGAGATTCCCTTCAATCGCATCTTAGGCGAACCCTTTGACTCTAAAGAAGTAGAAGACTTACGGATTGGTACACGCTTTGAGCATGGCTTCAATGATAACTGGAAACTGCGTTCTGCCTTCCGAATTGTCTCCACACAAACATCTAGTTTTGTGACTGAACCTGGTAGTTTGGATGAAGCCACAGGTTTACTATCTCGTGATTTTGGTGTAGATCGACCTACACCTGATGAAACCTACGCTTTTCAAACTGATCTGATCGGTAAATTTAAAACTGGTGCAATTGAACACGAACTTGTAATTGGCTTTGACTTTAACCGCCAAACTAACTTCGTTGACGATCGCCGCAGCGCACCCGCACCCGCTATTGATATTTTCAACCCAGTCTATTTGACTGCTAGACCTAATATAGAATCAGATCCGTTTCGGGGTTTATTTGCAGCAGATAACATTGGTATCTATATCCAAGACCAAATTAAACTGGCAGAAAATCTCAAACTCCTGATTGGCGGACGTTATGATTTTACCAATCAAAGTTTCCTGAGTATTGTTGATGGTGTGAAATTCTTTGATATATCCGATCAAGCATTTAGCCCCCGTATAGGCATAGTATATCAACCAATTACACCCCTCTCTCTTTACGCCAGTTATAGCCGTTCTTTCGCGCAAAACTTTGGCATTCAACGGGACAACTCACGCATAGAACCAGAACGAGGAACACAATACGAAGTTGGTGTGAGAGGAGAATTTTTAGATGGTAAATTGATTGCGAGTTTAGCGGGTTATCAGATTACTAAAACCAATGTTGCCACACCCGACCCCGCAGATTTAAACTTTTCTATTCCCGTTGGCGAAGTACGAAGTCGAGGGATTGAATTTGATATTGCTGGAGAACTGGCTAAAGGCTGGAATATTATTGCTTCCTATGCCTATACAGATGCCAAGATTACAGAAGATAATACCGATAACGAAGGCAATCGCCTCAATCGAGTGCCAGAAAATAGTGCTAGTATTTGGACAACCTACGAATTGCAAAGTGGGGCGTTGCAAGGTTTGGGTATGGGTGTGGGATTATTTTTTGTAGGTGAACGTCAAGGAGACTTAAGTAATTCCTTTACCGTTCCTGGCTACACCCGCACTGATGCTGCTTTGTTCTATCGTCGAGATAACTGGAATATAGGTCTCAATTTTAAAAACATTTTTGATGTTAACTATATTGAGTCCACCACATCCCGCACATCAATTGATGCTGGTATTCCTTTTACGGTTATCGGTTCGTTGTCTGTAAAATTTTAA